Proteins from a genomic interval of Panthera tigris isolate Pti1 chromosome A2, P.tigris_Pti1_mat1.1, whole genome shotgun sequence:
- the STEAP1 gene encoding metalloreductase STEAP1 has translation MENRQDITNQEPWTMKPRRNLEEDDYLNKDSGETSMLKRPVPLHTHQTTHFDEFDCPAELQHKQELFPKWRLPIKIAAIVSSLTFLYTLLREIIHPFVTSHQHYFYKIPILVINKVLPMVSITLLALVYLPGVIAAIVQLHNGTKYKKFPHWLDRWMLTRKQFGLLSFFFAVLHAIYSLSYPMRRSYRYKLLNWAYQQVQQNKEDAWIEHDVWRMEIYVSLGIVALAILALLAVTSIPSVSDSLTWREFHYIQSKLGIVCLLLGTIHALIFAWNKWVDIKQFIWYTPPTFMIAVFLPIVVLICKAILFLPCLRKKILKIRHGWEDVTKINKTKMSSQL, from the exons ATGGAGAACAGACAAGACATTACAAACCAAGAACCTTGGACAATGAAACCTAGGAGAAATCTAGAAGAAGATGATTATTtg AATAAGGACTCAGGCGAGACCAGCATGCTAAAAAGACCTGTGCCTTTGCACACGCACCAAACAACCCATTTTGATGAATTTGATTGCCCTGCGGAGCTTCAACACAAACAGGAACTCTTTCCAAAGTGGCGCTTGCCAATTAAAATTGCTGCTATCGTATCATCTCTGACTTTTCTTTACACTCTTCTGAGGGAAATAATTCACCCTTTTGTAACTTCCcatcaacattatttttataaaattccaaTCCTGGTCATCAACAAAGTCTTGCCAATGGTTTCCATTACCCTCTTGGCACTGGTTTATTTGCCAGGTGTGATAGCGGCAATTGTACAGCTTCATAATGGAACCAAATATAAGAAATTTCCACATTGGTTGGATAGATGGATGTTAACAAGAAAACAATTTGGgcttctcagtttcttttttgctGTACTGCATGCAATCTATAGTTTATCCTATCCAATGAGGCGATCCTACAGATACAAGTTGCTAAACTGGGCATATCAACAG GtccaacaaaataaagaagatgcCTGGATTGAGCATGATGTTTGGAGAATGGAAATTTATGTGTCTCTGGGAATTGTGGCACTCGCAATACTGGCTCTGTTAGCTGTGACATCTATTCCATCTGTGAGCGACTCTCTGACATGGAGAGAATTTCACTATATCCAG agcaaGCTAGGAATTGTTTGCCTTCTGCTGGGCACTATACATGCATTGATTTTCGCCTGGAATAAATGGGTAgatataaaacaatttatatgGTATACACCTCCAACTTTTATGATCGCTGTTTTCCTTCCAATCGTTGTCCTGATTTGTAAAGCCATACTATTCCTGCCATGCTTGAGGAAGAAGATACTAAAGATTAGACATGGTTGGGAAGATGTcaccaaaattaataaaaccaagaTGTCTTCCCAGTTGTAG